In Actinoplanes sp. NBC_00393, a single genomic region encodes these proteins:
- a CDS encoding LuxR C-terminal-related transcriptional regulator, whose amino-acid sequence MLSWSPFADIECRIGCGTQPFAFAADAGRARLLLDVALGLSAALCLLGAVLRRRSVPAALMCLFLAAASILRLGQAYPIARYLLHAAAIAAAGAFVLAEASRRHARHRELRRVAAILDAVPEPGALARYLARTLHDPALTVAYVVGPGLVSAEGRQLPSRSHRATTRLARNGTAVAEIRHRPEDALQLAAGLGPAAGLLVDNERLQAELHTQLAELRESRTRLVERADAERRALERDLHDGAQQRLLMLAQALRRARELDPDLAPLITPAIEDATTAGREVRETAHGIYPGVLESLGLAAALARLEDQGRTRLPRPGPAAGPHRGARRRPQPRSRPDRGTPTVRVVVAEDVLLTRAGIVRLLQDAGIDVAGEATDQPTLLAAVATTDPDVAVTDIRMPPTFRDEGLTAAAEIRERYPRTAVLLLSQYVESRYALQLLQSYPGGIGYLLKERVFDIATVLDALRRVADGECVIDPTIIARLMARPRPATDRLTRLTSRERAVLANLAEGRSNEGIAAALHITQRTVETHIGEVFAKLGLDADPTTNRRVLAALAYLGAAPS is encoded by the coding sequence ATGCTGTCGTGGTCGCCGTTCGCCGACATCGAATGCCGGATCGGTTGCGGCACCCAGCCCTTCGCGTTCGCCGCCGATGCCGGGCGGGCCCGGTTGCTCCTGGATGTCGCGCTGGGCCTGTCCGCTGCGCTGTGCCTGCTCGGGGCGGTGCTGCGCCGCCGTTCCGTGCCGGCCGCACTGATGTGCCTGTTCCTCGCCGCCGCGTCGATATTGCGGCTGGGTCAGGCGTACCCGATTGCCCGTTATCTCCTGCATGCGGCGGCCATCGCCGCAGCCGGCGCGTTCGTGCTCGCCGAGGCGTCCCGGCGGCACGCCCGGCACCGGGAGCTGCGGCGGGTCGCGGCCATCCTCGACGCCGTCCCGGAGCCGGGCGCCCTGGCCCGCTATCTGGCCAGGACGCTGCACGACCCGGCGCTGACGGTGGCGTACGTGGTCGGCCCCGGCCTGGTGTCCGCAGAGGGACGCCAGCTGCCCAGCAGGAGCCACCGCGCCACGACCCGGCTGGCCCGCAACGGCACCGCGGTCGCCGAGATCCGGCACCGGCCCGAGGATGCCCTGCAACTCGCCGCCGGGCTCGGTCCCGCGGCCGGCCTGCTGGTCGACAACGAGCGGCTGCAGGCGGAGCTGCACACCCAGCTGGCCGAGCTGCGCGAGAGCCGGACCCGCCTGGTCGAACGCGCCGACGCGGAACGGCGTGCCCTGGAACGGGACCTGCACGACGGCGCCCAGCAGCGACTTCTCATGCTGGCCCAAGCGTTGCGCCGGGCCCGCGAGCTGGATCCGGACCTCGCCCCGCTGATCACGCCGGCGATCGAGGACGCCACCACCGCCGGCCGGGAGGTACGCGAGACCGCCCACGGCATCTACCCGGGCGTCCTGGAGAGTCTCGGACTCGCCGCCGCCCTCGCCCGGCTGGAGGACCAGGGCCGGACACGGCTGCCACGACCTGGCCCTGCTGCTGGACCACATCGGGGCGCTCGGCGGCGACCTCAACCGCGAAGCAGACCGGATCGAGGTACGCCTACCGTGCGCGTAGTAGTAGCCGAGGACGTCCTGCTGACCAGAGCCGGCATCGTCCGGCTCCTCCAGGACGCCGGCATCGACGTCGCCGGCGAGGCGACCGACCAGCCGACCCTGCTCGCCGCCGTCGCCACCACCGACCCGGACGTGGCGGTGACCGACATCCGGATGCCCCCGACCTTCCGCGACGAAGGTCTGACCGCCGCCGCCGAGATCCGCGAGCGGTATCCGAGGACCGCGGTGCTGCTGCTCTCCCAGTACGTCGAGAGCCGCTACGCCCTGCAGCTGCTCCAGTCGTACCCCGGCGGCATCGGCTATCTGCTCAAGGAACGTGTCTTCGACATCGCCACGGTGCTGGACGCGCTGCGCCGGGTCGCCGACGGCGAGTGCGTCATCGACCCGACGATCATCGCCCGGCTGATGGCCCGCCCGCGGCCGGCCACCGACCGGCTGACCCGGCTGACCTCCCGGGAACGGGCTGTCCTGGCCAACCTCGCCGAGGGCCGGTCCAACGAGGGCATCGCCGCCGCGCTGCACATCACGCAGCGCACCGTGGAGACCCACATCGGCGAGGTGTTCGCGAAGCTCGGGCTGGACGCCGATCCGACCACCAACCGGCGGGTTCTGGCCGCTCTGGCGTACCTGGGAGCGGCGCCCTCCTGA
- a CDS encoding bleomycin resistance protein — MVTFERVAPVIPVRDLDAALQRYQRLGFAVRAYDGGERYGFADRDGVSLHLTEWAEHDPASTASSVYLYVSDADAVQREWSGVDSRVGEPRDTPWGLREFAYVDPDGTLHRVGSPLS, encoded by the coding sequence ATGGTGACCTTCGAGCGGGTGGCGCCGGTGATCCCGGTGCGCGATCTGGATGCGGCGCTCCAGCGATATCAGCGTCTCGGTTTCGCGGTGCGCGCCTACGACGGCGGCGAGCGGTATGGTTTCGCCGACCGCGACGGGGTCTCGCTGCACCTGACCGAGTGGGCCGAGCACGACCCAGCCAGCACAGCATCAAGCGTTTATCTGTACGTGTCGGATGCCGACGCCGTGCAGAGGGAATGGTCCGGGGTGGACAGCCGCGTCGGCGAGCCCCGCGACACCCCGTGGGGTTTACGCGAGTTCGCGTATGTGGATCCCGACGGCACGCTGCACCGGGTGGGCTCCCCACTGTCGTGA
- a CDS encoding ABC transporter permease — protein sequence MTTLRAGWIITQRELAHWAREPWGPIFNLLFSVMLLLVFGFLFGGAISIPGGGDYITFLLPGMMALSMMFGVESTATAMANDARKGITDRFRSMPIGSASVALGRVGADMANSAVELLVLIVGGLLIGWRITSDPASAVLAVLLLLLLRFAVLWIGIFLGLSFRGEGATTAVQVLVWPIGFLSTAIVSAETMPDWLGAIAAWNPLSATATAARGLFGNPTGITEGVLADHAVWLAIAWPLLLVAIFAPLSARAYRRLRG from the coding sequence ATGACCACCCTGCGTGCCGGCTGGATCATCACCCAGCGGGAGCTGGCCCACTGGGCCCGCGAACCCTGGGGCCCGATCTTCAACCTGCTCTTCTCGGTGATGCTGCTGCTGGTCTTCGGCTTCCTGTTCGGCGGCGCGATCAGCATCCCGGGCGGCGGCGACTACATCACCTTCCTGCTGCCCGGCATGATGGCGCTGAGCATGATGTTCGGCGTCGAGTCGACCGCCACCGCGATGGCGAACGACGCCCGCAAGGGCATCACCGACCGGTTCCGTTCGATGCCGATCGGCAGCGCGTCGGTAGCCCTCGGCCGGGTCGGCGCCGACATGGCCAACTCGGCGGTCGAACTGCTCGTGCTGATCGTCGGCGGTCTGCTGATCGGCTGGCGGATCACCTCCGATCCGGCTTCGGCCGTGCTCGCCGTACTGTTGCTGCTGCTCCTGCGGTTTGCCGTGCTGTGGATCGGCATCTTCCTCGGGCTCAGCTTCCGCGGCGAAGGCGCCACCACGGCCGTGCAGGTGCTGGTCTGGCCGATCGGCTTCCTGTCCACCGCGATCGTCTCCGCCGAGACCATGCCGGACTGGCTCGGCGCGATCGCCGCCTGGAACCCGCTGTCGGCCACCGCGACCGCGGCCCGCGGCCTGTTCGGCAACCCGACCGGCATCACCGAGGGCGTCCTGGCCGACCACGCGGTCTGGCTCGCCATCGCCTGGCCGCTGCTGCTCGTGGCGATCTTCGCCCCGCTGTCGGCACGCGCCTACCGCCGCCTGCGCGGCTGA
- a CDS encoding ATP-binding cassette domain-containing protein: protein MNTLVAEGLRKRYGDLNALDGFDLEIPAGVIHGLLGPNGAGKTTAVKALATLIDLDGGRGSVAGFDVRTQAAQVRRSIGLIGQNAAVDEVLGGRQNLVMFARLYGLGKAEAQERADQLLDVFGLTEAAGRAVSTYSGGMRRRLDIAAGLIPTPALLFLDEPTTGLDPRARNEVWATIRETAARGTTVLLTTQYLDEADQLASEISVMNHGKIIANGTPEALKRRIGGDRVTVTIGLRDDLHHVAERLSTAVGEPGVIEDETRSVTFELPVGVGALAGVVRALDDLAVTPEDLLLRRPTLDEVFLTLTDKEAAR from the coding sequence GTGAACACCCTGGTAGCTGAGGGGCTGCGCAAGAGGTACGGCGACCTGAACGCCCTCGACGGCTTCGATCTGGAAATCCCGGCCGGCGTCATCCACGGACTGCTCGGTCCGAACGGCGCCGGCAAGACCACCGCGGTCAAGGCCCTGGCCACTCTCATCGATCTCGACGGCGGCCGGGGCAGCGTGGCCGGCTTCGACGTGCGTACGCAGGCTGCCCAGGTCCGGCGCAGCATCGGCCTGATCGGGCAGAACGCGGCGGTCGACGAGGTCCTCGGCGGCCGGCAGAACCTGGTGATGTTCGCCCGGCTCTACGGTCTCGGCAAGGCTGAGGCGCAGGAACGCGCCGACCAGCTGCTCGACGTCTTCGGTCTCACCGAGGCCGCCGGACGGGCGGTCTCCACCTACAGCGGCGGCATGCGCCGCCGACTCGACATCGCCGCCGGGCTGATCCCCACCCCGGCCCTGCTCTTCCTCGACGAACCGACCACCGGTCTCGACCCCCGCGCCCGCAACGAGGTCTGGGCCACCATCCGGGAGACCGCTGCCCGCGGCACGACAGTGCTGCTCACCACGCAGTATCTCGACGAAGCCGACCAACTCGCCTCGGAGATCTCGGTGATGAACCACGGCAAGATCATTGCCAACGGTACGCCCGAAGCCCTCAAACGCCGCATCGGCGGCGACCGCGTCACCGTCACGATCGGCCTGCGCGACGACCTGCACCACGTCGCCGAGCGCCTCTCCACCGCGGTCGGGGAACCCGGCGTCATCGAGGACGAGACCCGCAGCGTCACCTTCGAGCTGCCGGTCGGCGTGGGCGCCCTGGCCGGGGTGGTCCGCGCCCTGGACGACCTGGCCGTCACCCCGGAGGACCTGCTGTTGCGCCGCCCCACCCTCGACGAGGTCTTCCTCACCCTGACCGACAAGGAGGCCGCCCGATGA
- a CDS encoding TetR/AcrR family transcriptional regulator has product MEKPDVDRTLELLWRHKLGTPQGTRGPKQRVSVDEVIRAGIAVADEEGLPAFAMRKVADRLGLKLMSVYTYVPGRSELIGLMVDEVIGEIPYPAHTGPLRQRMAGVARRMWDDYHRHPWLLQIDNIRPWIGPNGCDLYEWQLAALEGAGFDDLEMDQIVTLISGFTAGAARTSIAARSTAERSGISDAEWWAVNAPILERVMPPGAYPLGGRVGTAAGQEYNAVIDPDRSFRFGLDRLLDGVELMLRDRPTPPAAT; this is encoded by the coding sequence ATGGAAAAACCGGATGTCGACCGCACCCTCGAGTTGCTCTGGCGGCACAAGCTGGGCACCCCGCAGGGCACCCGCGGGCCGAAACAGCGGGTCAGCGTCGACGAGGTGATCCGCGCCGGGATCGCGGTCGCCGACGAGGAGGGGCTCCCGGCGTTCGCCATGCGCAAAGTCGCCGACCGGCTGGGGCTGAAGTTGATGTCGGTCTACACGTATGTGCCGGGGCGTTCCGAGCTGATCGGGCTCATGGTCGACGAGGTCATCGGGGAGATTCCGTACCCGGCGCACACCGGCCCGCTGCGTCAGCGGATGGCCGGGGTGGCCCGGCGCATGTGGGACGACTACCACCGGCATCCGTGGTTGCTGCAGATCGACAACATCCGGCCGTGGATCGGCCCGAACGGCTGTGATCTGTACGAGTGGCAGCTCGCCGCCCTGGAGGGCGCCGGCTTCGACGACCTGGAGATGGACCAGATCGTCACGCTGATCAGCGGGTTCACCGCGGGGGCGGCCCGCACCTCGATCGCCGCGCGCAGCACGGCCGAGCGGTCGGGAATCTCGGACGCCGAGTGGTGGGCGGTGAACGCGCCGATCCTGGAGCGGGTGATGCCGCCCGGCGCCTACCCGCTGGGTGGGCGGGTCGGCACGGCGGCCGGACAGGAGTACAACGCGGTCATCGACCCGGACCGGTCTTTCCGCTTCGGCCTGGACCGCTTGCTCGACGGCGTCGAGCTGATGTTGCGTGACCGGCCTACTCCTCCGGCCGCCACTTGA
- a CDS encoding ABC transporter permease, with protein sequence MNQGAVAVGPVLAVVLVVLVILAAAAAFAGQLGVSRAVVTASLRAVLQLAVVSLLIAAVVNSWWATAGFILLMLLVAAYTSAGRVGARRRMVLVLLPIAAGSLPVGALIVAAGTTPLTEIALLPIAGILIGGAMTATSLSGRRALDELRDRHGEYEAALALGFLPRDAALEVCRPTAGQALVPALDQTRTVGLVTLPGAFVGVLLGGGTPVEAGATQLLVLVALLAVEVIAIAVTVELVAGGSLSRPVSR encoded by the coding sequence GTGAATCAGGGTGCGGTCGCGGTCGGTCCGGTGCTGGCTGTCGTGCTCGTGGTGCTGGTGATTCTGGCGGCTGCAGCCGCCTTTGCCGGGCAGCTCGGGGTGAGCCGGGCGGTGGTCACCGCGTCGCTGCGGGCCGTGTTGCAACTCGCGGTGGTGTCGCTGCTCATCGCCGCAGTCGTGAACTCCTGGTGGGCCACCGCCGGGTTCATCCTTCTGATGCTGCTGGTCGCGGCGTACACCTCGGCCGGCCGGGTCGGAGCCCGCCGCCGGATGGTGCTGGTGCTGCTGCCGATCGCGGCCGGTTCGCTGCCGGTCGGCGCCCTGATCGTGGCGGCGGGCACGACGCCGCTGACCGAGATCGCGCTGCTGCCGATCGCCGGCATCCTGATCGGCGGCGCGATGACCGCGACCTCGCTGTCCGGGCGGCGGGCACTGGACGAGCTGCGGGACCGGCACGGCGAGTACGAGGCCGCGCTCGCCCTGGGGTTCCTGCCCCGGGACGCGGCGCTTGAGGTGTGCCGGCCCACCGCCGGGCAGGCCCTGGTGCCGGCGCTGGACCAGACCCGTACGGTCGGGCTGGTCACCCTGCCCGGTGCGTTCGTCGGCGTCCTGCTCGGTGGCGGCACCCCGGTCGAGGCCGGCGCCACCCAGCTGCTGGTCCTGGTCGCCCTGCTCGCGGTCGAGGTGATCGCCATCGCGGTGACCGTGGAGCTGGTCGCCGGGGGATCTCTGAGCCGTCCGGTGTCACGGTGA